One Novipirellula galeiformis genomic window, CCTCGTTTGGTCCTCACTCCCACGCGTGGTTTCTCGTGTTCGGATTGCCACATTTCGCTTTGTCCGTTTGTCAGTAAGATGGTGTTGATGAATGCAAAACCAAGCAGTCCGAAGCTGACGTCCGAACCGCTACCCCCCTCGACCGCTCGGGAAACGAGGACGCGAGCAAAACCGACTCCGACGCTGGAACCGGCAACCCCGGCGACTCCCTGCCTTGATGCCGCGATGCGGATCGATCGATTTCGCTTGCGCCGTGACAAGAAGCGATTGAGTCCCGAAGCGTACGCAAAACGTCTGGCCGAATCGGTCAAACAATGTGATGCACGCAAGGCTGCGACGCCTCGGATCGAGTACTCCGATGAACTGCCAATCTCGGCGCATCGCGACGAGCTGATCCAACTGATCCGCGATCGCCAAGTCATTGTCGTTTGTGGTGAAACGGGCAGTGGCAAGAGTACCCAATTGCCCAAAATCTGTCTCGAAGCCGGACTCGGTCGCGAGGCGATGATCGGACACACCCAGCCGCGTCGTTTGGCGGCTCGTAGTATCGCGACGCGCTTGGCCGAGGAACTCGAGACCACGCTCGGCAAAACCGTGGGCTACCACGTTCGCTTCGGGGATCAAACGGGGCCCGAAACGTTGATCAAACTGATGACCGACGGGATCCTGTTGGCGGAAACTCAATCCGATCGCTTCCTCGATGCTTACGATGCGATCATCATCGACGAAGCTCACGAGCGATCGCTGAATATCGATTTTTTGTTGGGCTACCTGCGGCGGTTGCAATCGAAACGGCCCGATTTGAAAATCATCATTACCTCGGCAACGATCGATGCGGAGCGGTTTGCCGAGCACTTTGCTGATGAATCCGGCCCCGCTCCGATCGTCAACGTCGAAGGCCGCGGCTATCCGGTTGAACTCCGCTACCTGCCCTGGGAAGACGTCGTCAACGATGAAGATCGCGGCTACGATTTAGCTCGCCACGTGATCGCTGGAATCGAGTCGTTGTCGCGGGGTGGCGGCGGCGGTGACACGTTGGTCTTTTTGCCCACCGAACGCGATATCCGCGAAGTCACCCATCGTGTCGCCGGGCACTACAAGCGATTGGGGATGCCCAATCGAGTGGATCTATTGCCGCTGTATGCGCGCTTGCCACAAAAAGAACAGCAGCGGATCTTTCATCACGACGCCGGCAAGCGTCGGATCATCTTCGCCACCAACGTGGCGGAAAGCTCGTTGACGGTTCCCGGAATTCACTCGGTGATCGATACCGGGACCGCTCGGATCAGCCGCTACAGTCCGCGCAGCAAACTGCAACGATTGCCGATCGAGTCGGTCAGCCGCGCGAGTGCGAATCAACGCGCCGGTCGTTGTGGGCGTATTGGTCCCGGCATTTGTGTGCGTTTGTACTCACTCGATGATTATGAATCGCGTGACGCGTTCACGACGCCCGAAATTCGGCGAACCAATTTGGCTTCGGTCATTTTGCAAACCAAGACGCTACGACTTGGTCGCTTGGAAGAGTTCCCGCTCCTCGATCCGCCGCGTCCCGAATCGATCCGCGAAGGGATTCGTACGTTGATGGAATTGCGGGCGATCGATGATAAACATGAATTGACCGAAATCGGTCAAAAACTAGGCCGATTGCCCGTCGATCCTCGCGTGGGAAGGATGATCCTGGCTGCGGACGAGTTCGGCGTGTTGCCTGAAATCTTGCCCATCGCGGCGGCGCTCGAAATCCAAGATCCCCGAGATCGCCCGCAAGAAAAACAGCAAGCGGCCGATGAAGCGCACGCGATGTTCAAGGATCCCAATAGTGATTTCCTGTCCTATTTGAAGTTGTGGCGGCATTATGAAGAGGCTCGTGAGAAACATTCACGCAATAAGTTGACACGCGTCCTGCGTCAACAATTTTTGTCGCCCAATCGCATGCGTGAGTGGTCCGACGTCTATCGTCAACTCAAAGAAATGGTCGCGACGTCACTGGGCGAACGCAAAGGAGCCCGCAAGAAAATTGGTGCGATTCGCTTTGCCGATGATCCCGAGCGATTGCTTGACGCCAACTTAGACGACGCGTTGCACCAAGCTTTGTTGACCGGATTGTTGTCGAGCGTCGCGACGGTCAAAGAAAAGGGGGAGTACACCGGGGCCGGTGGATTGAGGCTTTACTTGTGGCCCGGAAGTGGTGTGGCGGCAAGCAAGCCGAAGTGGATTGTGGCTGCCGAGCTTGTTGAAACCGCCAAGCAATACGCACGCACGGTGGCGCGAATCAAACCTGAGTGGATCGAAACCATCGGTGCCCATCTGCTCAAACGATCGCACAGTGATCCGCACTGGAGTTCCAAGTCAAGTGGTGCCTTTTGTTATGAACGTATCTCGTTGTTTGGGATGCCCGTGGTGGTTCACCGCCGCGTGCCCTTGCCGCCCATTGATGCTTCGACCGCTCGCGATTTATTGATCGAACACGGCTTGGTCGAGCAGCAAATGAAGACGACCGCACGCTTCGTGCGATTCAACCAAAACTTACAAGAATCGATCGCGTCGTTGGCCGCCAAGACACGCCGACGTGATTTGGTGGTCGATCCCTACGCGGTGGAACGTTTCTATCAATCGCACTTGCCCGAAGACGTTTGCGATCGTGGCCGGTTGGAGAAATTCGATCGCGCGCTCGAAGCCCCCGCTTGGACCAAACAGCTTCGCGACGCCGCGGATTTGTCGGCTTGGCTGCAATCGCCGCCTAAGCTTGATGAAAACGCAACGCCGTACATGCAGCCCGATGATTTAATCGAAGCCGCCAGCGAAGCGATCACCAAGGAAGCTTTTCCCGACGAACTGCAAATTGGCAGTTCGCGATTGCCGCTTGAGTATCGCTTTGAACCGGGGGCGGAAGCCGACGGGATCCAATTGAAAATCCATCAAGCCGCGTTGCCGCAAGTCAGCGACGAGCGATTGGGGTGGTTGGTTCCCGGATTGTTGCAAACCAAGCTCGTCGCGATGATCAAATCGTTGCCCAAGCGAATCCGGCGAAACCTTGTGCCCGCAGCGGACATTGCTGCAAAAGTCAGCCAGGAATTGGCTGCGGATTATGGCCAAGTGCCGTTCATGCCATCGGTATGTGCCGCGTTTTCGCGGCACGCTGAAATGCCAGTGACCCCCGATGATTTTCAGTCCGAGAAACTCGACGATTATCTGCAATTCCTCGTTACGGTGGTCGACGATGACGGCAAAACAATCGCCAGTGGACGCGAAGTTCAACCGCTGAAGGAAAAACTAGGTTCGGCAAAGGACCAGCCCGAGACTGCCGAAGCGGATCTTTCCGATGAATCGTGGTCTCGCGAGTCGATGGTCACGTTCGATATTGAGTTGCTACCCAAAGAGGTTGTGCGGACGCGAGGCGGGGTGAAGGTCGCACAATACCCGGCGTTCTTTGACAAGGGGGACGGCGTTGCCACGCGTTTGGTCTCGGACTTGCAAACCGCCGACGCGATCACACGTCAAGGCTTGACGCGATTGTTTGCCTTGGCTGAAAAGAAAGAATTGCGGACTCAGGTGCGATGGCTGCCTTCGCTTGAGCAAGCCAAGGTGAAGCTTAGCGGGGTGGTTTCCGCCGCGTCGATGGAATCGCAATTGATCGACTTGTTGGCTCGTATCGCGTTTGTCGAAAACGAACCCGTCATTCGAAGCAAAGAGGCGTTCGATCAACGCCGCAGCGAACGGGCACGGCGGATCGCCGAAGCGACTCAAGAGGTCGCAGTATGGTTGTCCGCGATGGCTGACGCCTACTTTTCCGCTCGACGCCAAATCGAATCGACGACTGGAAATCGTTTCGATCAAGCGATGCGGGATGTCCGTACACAGATGGAATGGTTGATTCACGACCAATTTCTTGCGGCCACACCTTGGGCCTGGCTCAAGCATTATCCTCGCTATTTCACCGCCATCGCGTACCGTTTGGAGAAGCTGACCAGCGGCTCGGCCCCTCGGGATCGCGAAGGGACCGAAACGGTGGAGAGTATTCGCCAGCGATGGATGTCAACGCTACCCGAGAGCGAGCGAAATCCGCGCGACCAATCAGCGATCGAAGTGCGTTGGATGATCGAAGAGCTACGAGTCAGTTTGTTTGCTCAACCGCTTGGCACGTCGATCAAAATCTCACCACAGCGATGCGAAAAAGCGATCAAGTAGCGAAAATACAACAAGCATTGCGGCACCCCCACACTCAGCCACCCGTGCGGTGGTTAGGGTTTTGCCTGTTAAGCGGCTCGGGGTAATGAATCGCGTTTTGGGGTGCCGTCGCGCTCAGGTAAAGGCGTGTATCTTTCACAAAGGTAAAGCGAATACGCAGGAGTTTGGATCACGTCGGCAATTACACTGGATGGGCGACACGGTGGAAGGTGGCGAGTGAACGGTCGTCGGTCTCGCGTCGAACCGATCCGACAGACGCCTGATCGGACAGACGCCCGTTCCGCCTATTGGACCGCGCGCCTGTCGGACCGGGCGCAGCAATGGCTCCCCCAACTCGTATGCCCGCGCTGAGATTAACCGCGCAAACGCCATCCGCATTGGGGGCGTTTTTTATCATCTTTACCCCGCACGAATTCTCGCATGAGCCGATTCAATTTTTTTCGCTCGTCCATTCGTACTTCCGCCAGCGGCCATCCCAAGGCGCACATGACGTGGGCGTCACGCAGCATGGCAAACAGCGTGATCCGGACACGCACGTTTTTGCGCAAACAATTGTGGGTCTGGCCCATTGTTGCGGTCTTGGTTTTAAGTCTGGTTGGCTACTTCACCAATAATTTGGTCGAAACCACGATCAAAGGAAATTTAAGTTCGGGGCTGAAATCGTTCGTGGGCATTGAAACGGAGATGCTCGAGAAGTGGTTTCGTGTGCAGAAGTCGAATGCCCAGACGCTGGCAAATTCATTGCCCGTGCGCAGTGTGGTTTACAAGATGATCGCCGAGCAAACCGAGGCTGCTGCGTCAGAACCGGCAACGACGTCGCTCGACGACGAGTTGCAAACGCACTTAGCTCCCGCGATGTCGTCTCACGATTACATCGGTTACTTTGTTGCCGATCGCTCTCATCGCATTCTCTCGGCATCGCAACACGCCTTGGTAGGGCAGGATGATATCCCTGAGTATCATTCGTTTCTTGCCGAGTGCCTCGAGGGAAAAACGGTCGTCTCTCCTCCCTTTGCGAGCGTTGTGATGCTGCCCGATGAGACGGGACGATTGCGAGTCGGCCAGCCGACGATGTATGCCTGTGCCCCGCTGCGCGATGAATCGTTCCAGGTCGTCGGAGTGTTGGCATTGCAGATTCGGCCCGAACGTGAGTTCACGGGAATCTTGCAATTAGGGACGGTGGGTGTCTCGGGAGAAACGTACGCCTTCAACGAAGAGGGCATGATGGTTTCCAATAGTCGTTTCGATGAAGAGTTGATGCTGTTGGGGATTTTGCCTGACCGCGAAAACTCACGTTCGATTTTGAACGTCTCGCTTCGCGATCCTGGAGGCAATATGCTCGACGGATATCGACCGCAAACGCGTCGCTCGAAACTGCCGCTGACCCGTATGACCGCAGATGCGATTGCTGGTAACGCGGCAGTCGACGTGGAGGGCTATCGCGACTTTCGCGGCGTTCCTGTTGTCGGGGCTTGGCGCTGGATGCCGGAGTACAAGATCGGCGTCGTCACGGAGATCAGTGTTGCCCAGGCGTATCGGCCGCTCGTGATTTTGAGGACAACGTTCTTGGCGCTGTTCGGCATGTTAATCCTTAGCTCGATTGCCATCTTTGCGTTCACGGTGTTGGTATCCCGATTGCATCGCGATGCTCAAAAGGCTGCGTTGAAAGCACAACAACTCGGGCAATATACCTTGGAGGAGCAAATCGGACGGGGCGCCATGGGGGTCGTTTACCGTGGCCACCATGCCATGCTCCGCCGTCCCGCAGCGATCAAGATGTTGGATATCGAAAAAATGAATGAGGAGACACTCGCACGCTTCGAACGCGAGGTGCAAATCACCTGCCAACTGAACCATCCCAACACGATTGCGATTTACGATTACGGTCGCACCCCCGAGGAACTGTTCTACTACGCGATGGAGTTCATCGAGGGAATTGATCTGCAATCGTTAGTAACCCAGTACGGACCGCAGCCCGAAGCACGCGTGATTCATATCCTGCGGCAAATGTGCGGTTCCTTGTACGAAGCTCATTCGCAAGGGTTGGTACACCGCGACATCAAACCGGCCAATACGATGATTGCCGTACGGGGCTGCGTACCCGATGTGGTCAAAGTGCTTGATTTTGGGTTGGTCAAATCGATCAACGATACGACCGACAAGCATCCCCAAAATGGCTTGACGGGAACTCCGCTCTACATGTCGCCCGAAGCGATTCAGTCGCCGCTCACGGTCGACGCCTGTAGCGATCTTTACGCAGTCGGTGCGGTCGGCTACTTCTTGATCACGGGCCGTCCAGTGTTTCAAGCCGAGACCATCGCAGAGTTGTGCCACAAACATTTGGACGATGACCCCGTCTCGCCCTCGCAATTGGTCTCTGGGGCTATCTCGCCTGAGTTGGAGCACGCGATTTTGTCGTGTTTAGAAAAACGTCGTGCCAAGCGTCCTCAAACGGCACGCGACTTGGCAAAACTACTTGAGAAATGTCCGTTGGCTCACGATTGGACCACCGAAGATGGGGGCCAGTGGTGGAGTCGACATGATCGAGGCAAGAAACGCCCCAGCGGTGTCGCAGCCAAAGCACCCGTGGATGCAGGTCCCGTGACGGACCAAACGATGGATCAAACCATCGACCAAGCCGGCACATGATTGGGCCGCATGCGATTGGGCGTGTTCGGAGTTAGGTGGAGGGCACCGCCGAGGGCGAAGCGAAGCGCCGAGACGCGACGTAAACGCCTCAAGCGGTGGATCATGCAATTCCATCGGCTATGAGGATGACGTGGGATTCACCCGAAGCGACGATGTGATTTTCGAATCACTCCTAGGCGGCGTCATTGAATCCTAGGCGGCGTCATTGAACAGCCGGCCACCGCCACGCTGTTTGTTTTCGCCTTTGCTGGATCGATCGTAAGTGCTCGGCGTGTCGATACCGGCCAGTAATCGCAGGACGTCCTGAGAGTAGTTGGCCAAGTGGTACTGGCACACGAACAACGAGACCGCTGCGGTGTGAGTCGAAGCGATCGTCGCGGCGATCGCGCGGCTGCGATTGACGAGTTCGACTTCGTCAAGGGAATCGAGTTTTTCGATTAGGGTCGTGCCCGTCGGCGGCGCATGCTCATCGCTCAGCAACCGTTCGCGGTTTTCCACCATGCTTTCTAGCTGCGTCACGGCGCCGAGCAATTCCGCTGCGGAATCGCCGACCTCGTTGGCGCTACCGACTTTAGTTTTCAGACGCGTGTCGGCAATCATCTTCTGGACCGTATCGACAGCGATCTCAAGGTCGTCGAGATACTCAACGACGCGGGCGGGCCAAGTTGGAATTTGCATGGTTCTACGAGCTGCGGTTCATTTGGAATAATTGGAACATCGGATCGGCAATGGCACCGGCCGATGCCTCGGTGAGATCCTCGACAATCAACTGGTCCATTTGCTGCTGGAAAACTTCCTCGGTTCGTCCCCCATGCATGTAAGCGGGTTTGCCGACCGATTTGCGCATCGAATCGAGCATGCTACCAAACAGAGTCTGGCCGACAAAATCAGTAAACGCTTCCTGGGTTTCGTTTGCAGGTTGTTGGGGCGATTGGGATACCGAGTGTTGATCCAGTGTCGAGGAAGCCGATCCGAACGGGGACGAGGAGGAAATGTTCATGCGAGTAACCGTTTTGAGGGAGGGAGCGGTCTACTGGAATACGACTTCGCCATACAAGTCGCCTTTGGCTTTCAGCGTTTTGATGATTGCGATCAAGTCGGATGTGGGGACGTCTAATGCATTGAGTGCATCGGCCAAGTTTTTTAGCTTTGCGGTTTCGCGAGGATCCGACGGGTCGCCGACACCGACCAATCCGCCTGCGCCGCCCGCTTCGATACGAAGGTTGCGATGCGTCACCAGCACGGGAGCGATTTCCACGTCCTTGCCAATCACCACAATCCCCTCGCGTTCGTTGATCACGACACGCGATGAATGGCTGGCAATTTGGATCGGTAGATTCAGCAACAGCGAAATGAACTTGATCGGGTTTTCTTGATAGAGCTTTGGTATCTGGACTTGAACGTGCAATTGGTCAATGGCTTGGGCGCGTGGGCGATCGGTACCCGAGAGCGATCCGCCTCGTGATCGACCGGAGTCACCGAGCGTCAGTGCAGACAAACTATTGACTTCATCTTCGATGCGTTGGGTATTATCAAAGCTGGCGAAGTCGCGTTCGAGAATCAACGTGATCATGCCATCTTTTTGAAAGGATGCCGCAACGGTGGTTTCCATCTTGGCTCCGCCTTGAACCGTGCCTGTCGTCGCAGGTCCGTCGACAGAAACTTTGACGCGGCCCTGAGCAATCGCATACACGGTTGGGTTATCCGCTCGCGGTCCCAGCAGGGGCGTTAGCATCAAGTAACCACCTTCGAGACTTTTCGCGTTGATGGCGTTGACGGTGATGTCGATTTGGTCGCCGTTTTGCGAACCCACGGCCGGAATTTTCGCGGTCACAAAAACCATGGCAACGTTCTTTGCGTCGGCAACATCTTTCAAATCGAGTTGGCCGAGGGTATCGACCGCCATCGATCCGCCCATCAATTGCATCATGCGGGCAAGCGCACGCGCGGTCGGTGCCGCATCACTATCACCTGTGCCGCGCAGTCCGACGACTAAGCCGAGTCCTTGCAGCGTGTTGATCTCTTGCCCTTTCAAACGGCACATGTCGCCAAGTCGAAGCGTGGCTGCATCCGCTTGGTTTACCAAGACGCAGAGTGCCAGCGTGATGACGATTAGACGTGTAGGATTCATCCGATGCCTAGGGCGTTGTGTGAGCTTGGTTAGAGGCGATTCGCGATTGGGGTGAGGCTCGTGCTGCATTGCCATTTTATGCCAAGTCGCGCGGTGGTTCGGGACACCGAGATTGATCACGGCGGCCCATGCCATGTTGTGCTCGTTAAAAGGGTTGGACGCGGTCGAGCCAACGGCTAAACCAACCTCGTTTGTAGCCATCTCGCAAATGTCCCTGATCTTCCTTGCGAATTTCAAGATCAATCAGGTCGCGGCTCAGGATCACATTGTCCGGCGCGATGTCTTGCGCTCGGCAAATGCCCGATAACGATGTTTCCCAGAGGTTGTCGTTGATGCGAATCGTTTTGCGAGCTTCGACCACCAGGTTTCCGTTGGGGCGAATGTCAACCACGGTCGCGGCAATGTTGAACGTCATCGATTCACGCGATTTCAGCGATGCTTGACTACGGAATTGTGACTCCGACTCGGTCGCAACCGTGGGGTCCCCATTGTCTTGGGGGTCAGGGCGCAAGCGGAAATCGGTTAAACGAATCCAATCCGAAAGAATCGCTTCATACAGGGTTTTCTTGCGAGTTTCAGCGGCACCGGTCGCAGTCACACTGGTGATTTCATCGACGCGAATCGTGAGGATGTCGTTTTTTTGAAACGTCCTTAAACGCGGGGCGGGTTGATACGTCCAACTCACATTGCTCAGCATCGCGGGGGCGCCCTGCGCCGCGGTTCGTGGGACCGGCGGCGATGCAGGCGGTTGCTGGGGTTGGTGTGGCATCGGCAACGGCTGCAGCATCGCTCCCGGTGCCTGCGATTGCATTGGGGGGCCCGGTTGACGCAACAGCGAGCTCTCTTGAGCCTGAGTGTGCGGGATCCCAATACCGATCATCCCGATCAAAATCGAAATCGCGTGAGCGAAACTCACGGGAGGAGCGAGGGACAGGAATCGGATTGTCATGTCGTTCATTATTGGGTGCGAGGCGCTCGTGTGACGATTTCAACTAAACCGCTTGAAACAACACGTGCGACCAATCGTTTGCGTGGTTGGAGTGTTTCGATTTCGATGAGCTCGGATTCCGCACCCTCGCCTAATGCTTTTGCATTGGTGGTCACACTAATCGAGCCATTGAGCACGCGTACTTCGACAAGGTCGTTGCGACGCACGAGCATCGGCATGCCTACCAAATGACGTGAAATGGGCTGATTGCTCCGCAGATTGCCGCGTGTTTCCATGCCAATCAATTCGGCTGGATCGGTGCAATACGTGTCATCCCAAGTGTCTTGGGGGATCGGACGGGAGGTCAGGTCGGCAGGGCCCAGTCGATGGCCGGAACGGAAACTTTGAGTTGGAACGACGGCGATGGGGTGCGCCCGAAGGGTCGCGGCAAGGTCCACTTCGATCGTGCCATCGAGTCCACGCGAAACGACTCGCAGCGCGCATTCGCCCTCCTCCACGCCGTGAAGAAAGTCGGCTCGTTCGATGCCGCGTGCCAGTTCAAGATGCTGCATCGCCGGTTGTTGGCGATCGATGCTTAATTCGTAATGCTCTAACAATGTTGGTTCCGCTCGCTGGATCGCAGTCTCGATCCACTGAATCAAACGATCGGCAAACGAAGGGTCGAGATTCGCCCTCGGTAGCGTCGTTGCCGCGGGCTGCGCCGGATCGATTCGGTGGGACGATTGGCGGAGGTCGGCCTGTTGAACGTAGCTCGCTTGTTGAATGGTTGTTGCCGAAGGCGGAGCGGGCGACGCCGGTTGGGGCGTTGTGTCGTAGACGATTTCGGTTACGTCCGGACCGACCCAGTAAACGCGGCGAGGGGTCGCGTCCGCGTTCAAAATGACATCGGTCAATCGATCACGGTCGACTCGCATTGCCTTCCCATTGAGCGGCACCAGCCCGACCGCCGAGCGACTCAGGCGTGACCACCCTGGCGTATTGGGATCCAACGGAACCACCACATCGCCCAGACGAACAATCGGAGAGTGGACCACCGATTGGCCCTTCATGCGAAACGTCCACGAAGTGGATTGATCGATGGAGGTCGTTTGGGAAGCCGCTGCGGAAGCGGATTTGCGAACGGGAACGAGTGCGCCGGTTTGTGCATGCAGCTCCGAACCACCCCATACCAAGGCGAGGGTGTAGAGGACGATTCGGACGTAGAAGGCCGCATTCATGTTCAAACCAAAGAGACCGTGTATTGCTTTGACCGCGTCGTGACGGATCCGTTTCAGAGAAGGGCGGATCCGTTTCAAAGAAGAGCAGGAGTGTTGGGAACCGATGACACGAAACTAGAACCGACGTAGGTTCGAGATGTTCTGCATGACTTGGTCACCGGCCTGGATGGCTTGGCTATTGAGTTCGAATGCACGCTGGGTGGTGATCAAATCAATCAGCTCTTGTACCGGTTCAACGTTCGAGGCTTCGAGGTTCCCTTGCACGAGTCCTCCAAGCCCTTCTTCACCGGGGTTGCCTGCTTGTTCGGGGCCCGACGCATCGGTTTGTTGGTACATGTTTTCGCCCAATTTCAGCAATCCATCGGGGTTGATGAATTGCGCCATTTGGATTTGTCCGACGTTGGCGAGTTCCACTTGACCGGGTTGTCGCACCATCACTTCACCGTTCTGGTTGATTACCATCGCGGTGGCGTCGTTGGGAATCGTGATCGGTGGGTCGAGCAAGCGGCCCATTTGCGCGGAGCCCATGACGAGTTGGCCGTTGGCGTTGACGTCGAGGTTGCCGGCCCGCGTGAACATGGTTTCTTGAGTCGACGGATCGACCACCCGGAGGAAGCCACGGCCTCGAATGGCCACGTCCAAGTCACGCC contains:
- the hrpA gene encoding ATP-dependent RNA helicase HrpA, whose product is MNAKPSSPKLTSEPLPPSTARETRTRAKPTPTLEPATPATPCLDAAMRIDRFRLRRDKKRLSPEAYAKRLAESVKQCDARKAATPRIEYSDELPISAHRDELIQLIRDRQVIVVCGETGSGKSTQLPKICLEAGLGREAMIGHTQPRRLAARSIATRLAEELETTLGKTVGYHVRFGDQTGPETLIKLMTDGILLAETQSDRFLDAYDAIIIDEAHERSLNIDFLLGYLRRLQSKRPDLKIIITSATIDAERFAEHFADESGPAPIVNVEGRGYPVELRYLPWEDVVNDEDRGYDLARHVIAGIESLSRGGGGGDTLVFLPTERDIREVTHRVAGHYKRLGMPNRVDLLPLYARLPQKEQQRIFHHDAGKRRIIFATNVAESSLTVPGIHSVIDTGTARISRYSPRSKLQRLPIESVSRASANQRAGRCGRIGPGICVRLYSLDDYESRDAFTTPEIRRTNLASVILQTKTLRLGRLEEFPLLDPPRPESIREGIRTLMELRAIDDKHELTEIGQKLGRLPVDPRVGRMILAADEFGVLPEILPIAAALEIQDPRDRPQEKQQAADEAHAMFKDPNSDFLSYLKLWRHYEEAREKHSRNKLTRVLRQQFLSPNRMREWSDVYRQLKEMVATSLGERKGARKKIGAIRFADDPERLLDANLDDALHQALLTGLLSSVATVKEKGEYTGAGGLRLYLWPGSGVAASKPKWIVAAELVETAKQYARTVARIKPEWIETIGAHLLKRSHSDPHWSSKSSGAFCYERISLFGMPVVVHRRVPLPPIDASTARDLLIEHGLVEQQMKTTARFVRFNQNLQESIASLAAKTRRRDLVVDPYAVERFYQSHLPEDVCDRGRLEKFDRALEAPAWTKQLRDAADLSAWLQSPPKLDENATPYMQPDDLIEAASEAITKEAFPDELQIGSSRLPLEYRFEPGAEADGIQLKIHQAALPQVSDERLGWLVPGLLQTKLVAMIKSLPKRIRRNLVPAADIAAKVSQELAADYGQVPFMPSVCAAFSRHAEMPVTPDDFQSEKLDDYLQFLVTVVDDDGKTIASGREVQPLKEKLGSAKDQPETAEADLSDESWSRESMVTFDIELLPKEVVRTRGGVKVAQYPAFFDKGDGVATRLVSDLQTADAITRQGLTRLFALAEKKELRTQVRWLPSLEQAKVKLSGVVSAASMESQLIDLLARIAFVENEPVIRSKEAFDQRRSERARRIAEATQEVAVWLSAMADAYFSARRQIESTTGNRFDQAMRDVRTQMEWLIHDQFLAATPWAWLKHYPRYFTAIAYRLEKLTSGSAPRDREGTETVESIRQRWMSTLPESERNPRDQSAIEVRWMIEELRVSLFAQPLGTSIKISPQRCEKAIK
- a CDS encoding serine/threonine protein kinase, with protein sequence MSRFNFFRSSIRTSASGHPKAHMTWASRSMANSVIRTRTFLRKQLWVWPIVAVLVLSLVGYFTNNLVETTIKGNLSSGLKSFVGIETEMLEKWFRVQKSNAQTLANSLPVRSVVYKMIAEQTEAAASEPATTSLDDELQTHLAPAMSSHDYIGYFVADRSHRILSASQHALVGQDDIPEYHSFLAECLEGKTVVSPPFASVVMLPDETGRLRVGQPTMYACAPLRDESFQVVGVLALQIRPEREFTGILQLGTVGVSGETYAFNEEGMMVSNSRFDEELMLLGILPDRENSRSILNVSLRDPGGNMLDGYRPQTRRSKLPLTRMTADAIAGNAAVDVEGYRDFRGVPVVGAWRWMPEYKIGVVTEISVAQAYRPLVILRTTFLALFGMLILSSIAIFAFTVLVSRLHRDAQKAALKAQQLGQYTLEEQIGRGAMGVVYRGHHAMLRRPAAIKMLDIEKMNEETLARFEREVQITCQLNHPNTIAIYDYGRTPEELFYYAMEFIEGIDLQSLVTQYGPQPEARVIHILRQMCGSLYEAHSQGLVHRDIKPANTMIAVRGCVPDVVKVLDFGLVKSINDTTDKHPQNGLTGTPLYMSPEAIQSPLTVDACSDLYAVGAVGYFLITGRPVFQAETIAELCHKHLDDDPVSPSQLVSGAISPELEHAILSCLEKRRAKRPQTARDLAKLLEKCPLAHDWTTEDGGQWWSRHDRGKKRPSGVAAKAPVDAGPVTDQTMDQTIDQAGT
- a CDS encoding rod-binding protein; the encoded protein is MNISSSSPFGSASSTLDQHSVSQSPQQPANETQEAFTDFVGQTLFGSMLDSMRKSVGKPAYMHGGRTEEVFQQQMDQLIVEDLTEASAGAIADPMFQLFQMNRSS
- a CDS encoding flagellar basal body P-ring protein FlgI, which encodes MNPTRLIVITLALCVLVNQADAATLRLGDMCRLKGQEINTLQGLGLVVGLRGTGDSDAAPTARALARMMQLMGGSMAVDTLGQLDLKDVADAKNVAMVFVTAKIPAVGSQNGDQIDITVNAINAKSLEGGYLMLTPLLGPRADNPTVYAIAQGRVKVSVDGPATTGTVQGGAKMETTVAASFQKDGMITLILERDFASFDNTQRIEDEVNSLSALTLGDSGRSRGGSLSGTDRPRAQAIDQLHVQVQIPKLYQENPIKFISLLLNLPIQIASHSSRVVINEREGIVVIGKDVEIAPVLVTHRNLRIEAGGAGGLVGVGDPSDPRETAKLKNLADALNALDVPTSDLIAIIKTLKAKGDLYGEVVFQ
- a CDS encoding flagellar basal body L-ring protein FlgH — translated: MTIRFLSLAPPVSFAHAISILIGMIGIGIPHTQAQESSLLRQPGPPMQSQAPGAMLQPLPMPHQPQQPPASPPVPRTAAQGAPAMLSNVSWTYQPAPRLRTFQKNDILTIRVDEITSVTATGAAETRKKTLYEAILSDWIRLTDFRLRPDPQDNGDPTVATESESQFRSQASLKSRESMTFNIAATVVDIRPNGNLVVEARKTIRINDNLWETSLSGICRAQDIAPDNVILSRDLIDLEIRKEDQGHLRDGYKRGWFSRWLDRVQPF
- the flgA gene encoding flagellar basal body P-ring formation chaperone FlgA → MNAAFYVRIVLYTLALVWGGSELHAQTGALVPVRKSASAAASQTTSIDQSTSWTFRMKGQSVVHSPIVRLGDVVVPLDPNTPGWSRLSRSAVGLVPLNGKAMRVDRDRLTDVILNADATPRRVYWVGPDVTEIVYDTTPQPASPAPPSATTIQQASYVQQADLRQSSHRIDPAQPAATTLPRANLDPSFADRLIQWIETAIQRAEPTLLEHYELSIDRQQPAMQHLELARGIERADFLHGVEEGECALRVVSRGLDGTIEVDLAATLRAHPIAVVPTQSFRSGHRLGPADLTSRPIPQDTWDDTYCTDPAELIGMETRGNLRSNQPISRHLVGMPMLVRRNDLVEVRVLNGSISVTTNAKALGEGAESELIEIETLQPRKRLVARVVSSGLVEIVTRAPRTQ
- the flgG gene encoding flagellar basal-body rod protein FlgG, giving the protein MSVQSLYTAATGMGAMETKLDVIANNLANINTTGFKKDRANFEDLLYRTEVYPGVKDATQNPAAVGTQVGLGVRITSTQTDQRQGTLQQTGRDLDVAIRGRGFLRVVDPSTQETMFTRAGNLDVNANGQLVMGSAQMGRLLDPPITIPNDATAMVINQNGEVMVRQPGQVELANVGQIQMAQFINPDGLLKLGENMYQQTDASGPEQAGNPGEEGLGGLVQGNLEASNVEPVQELIDLITTQRAFELNSQAIQAGDQVMQNISNLRRF